In Mus caroli chromosome 9, CAROLI_EIJ_v1.1, whole genome shotgun sequence, a single window of DNA contains:
- the Aste1 gene encoding protein asteroid homolog 1 isoform X1, with product MGIRGLMSFVEDYSNEFFVDLKLRNTKLIIDGYSLFHRLCFNSDLELRYGGDYDLFADVVQKFFESLFACHICPYVVLDGGCDISNKKLTTLKDRAKEKIQAARSLSLGGGGNVCPLLIREVFIQVLIRLEVCFVQSFSEADRDIVTLANHWNCPVLSSDSDFCIFDLRSGFCSLNSFQWRNLNTIKDTQDYYIPARSFSLDAFCHYFNNMNKALLPLFAVLCGNDHVNLPIMDTFISKVRLPLSSKGRRYHRVLGLLNWLSRFDDPTEALDNVLKSLPKKNRENVKELLCCSMEEYQQSQVKLQDFFQYGSHVCTDASDLGLPEWVLGALAKGQLPPFISDALVLRRTFLHTQVENMQQPNAHRISQPIRQIIYGLLLNAPSHVEDISQNTLPSQLLAFNEVERIDTNIKTSTVYAKQLLKDHCDLSKLAELPLARRQMLLLEALKVKQVVLESIPTLLKLPIAVTCYWLQSTEAKAKLHHLQALLLGMLREPFHAIVNSPGNEDPQRGGAKMLYEELLQVKAPIGRGPRVDLDTAHVFCQWQSCLQMGLYLNQLLSTPLPEPNLTWLYNGSLVHGLCQQLLGSSSVESLLSLCPEAKQLYEHLFNATKSYAPAELFLPKTKSKSKKRRQKKKVASLGTTADAKHWYDRSNRFGLLMPESLEEHVENSDLD from the exons ATGGGTATCCGGGGACTAATGAGCTTTGTGGAAGATTATAGTAATGAATTCTTCGTTGATTTGAAATTGCGGAACACAAAACTTATCATTGATGGCTATTCTCTCTTCCACCGGCTTTGTTTCAATTCTGACTTGGAGCTCAGGTATGGAGGAGACTATGATTTATTCGCAGATGTTGTACAGAAATTCTTTGAATCACTGTTTGCGTGCCATATTTGTCCATATGTTGTATTAGATGGAGGATGTgacatttcaaataaaaagcTGACAACTTTGAAGGATCGAGCTAAAGAGAAGATCCAAGCGGCCCGTTCTCTTTCgcttggtgggggtgggaacgTGTGCCCCTTACTCATCCGAGAAGTGTTCATACAGGTTTTGATCAGGCTTGAGGTATGTTTCGTGCAGAGCTTTTCAGAAGCAGATCGGGACATTGTGACACTTGCCAATCATTGGAATTGTCCTGTGCTGTCATCAGATAGTGACTTCTGCATTTTTGACTTGAGAAGTGGGTTTTGCTCACTGAATAGCTTCCAGTGGAGAAATCTGAACACTATTAAGGATACACAAGATTACTACATTCCCGCCAGAAGCTTTTCCCTCGATGCATTCTGCCATTACTTCAACAACATGAACAAAGCTCTACTACCTCTCTTTGCGGTGCTGTGTGGAAATGACCATGTTAACCTGCCCATCATGGACACATTCATAAGTAAAGTACGTCTACCCCTTAGTTCTAAGGGGCGGAGATATCACCGAGTCCTAGGACTTCTGAACTGGTTGTCTCGTTTTGATGACCCCACTGAAGCACTAGATAACGTTCTGAAGTCTCTCCCCAAAAAGAATCGAGAAAATGTTAAGGAACTTCTCTGCTGCTCCATGGAGGAGTACCAGCAGTCCCAGGTGAAGCTGCAGGACTTCTTCCAGTATGGTAGTCATGTCTGTACGGACGCTTCGGATCTGGGTTTACCAGAGTGGGTACTAGGAGCTCTGGCCAAAGGCCAGCTACCACCTTTCATCAGTGATGCTTTGGTGCTCCGAAGGACCTTTCTTCACACACAGGTAGAAAACATGCAGCAACCAAATGCTCACAGAATATCTCAGCCCATCCGCCAAATCATCTATGGACTCCTTTTGAATGCCCCATCACACGTAGAAGATATATCCCAGAATACATtgccttcccagcttctggctttcaATGAAGTGGAAAGAATTGATACAAATATCAAAACATCAACTGTTTATGCAAAGCAACTACTTAAGGATCATTGCGACTTGAGCAAATTGGCTGAG CTCCCCTTGGCTAGGCGGCAGATGCTTCTCTTAGAAGCCCTGAAGGTCAAACAGGTTGTCCTGGAGTCCATCCCTACTCTTCTGAAGTTGCCCATTGCTGTGACTTGTTACTGGTTGCAGTCCACAGAAGCCAAGGCAAAGCTCCATCATCTGCAGGCCCTACTGCTGGGGATGCTGAGGGAACCCTTCCATGCTATCGTCAACAGCCCTG GTAATGAAGATCCACAGAGAGGTGGTGCCAAGATGTTGTATGAAGAATTACTCCAGGTGAAGGCACCCATCGGGCGGGGTCCAAGAGTGGATTTAGACACAGCGCATGTCTTCTGTCAGTGGCAGTCCTGTCTCCAGATGGGGTTATATCTCAACCAGCTGCTGTCCACTCCTCTGCCAGAGCCAAACCTAACTTG GTTGTACAACGGAAGCCTGGTCCACGGACTCTGCCAGCAACTGCTAGGATCTAGTTCTGTAGAAAGCCTCCTGAGTCTATGTCCTGAGGCAAAGCAACTTTATGAACATCTGTTCAATGCCAcaaaatcatatgccccagctGAATTGTTCTTACCAAAAactaaatcaaaatcaaaaaaaaggaggcagaagaaaaaggTTGCCAGCCTGGGAACCACTGCAGATGCCAAGCACTGGTATGACAGAAGCAACCGGTTTGGTCTGTTAATGCCTGAAAGCTTGGAGGAGCATGTAGAGAACTCAGACCTTGACTAA
- the Aste1 gene encoding protein asteroid homolog 1 isoform X2 yields MLYEELLQVKAPIGRGPRVDLDTAHVFCQWQSCLQMGLYLNQLLSTPLPEPNLTWLYNGSLVHGLCQQLLGSSSVESLLSLCPEAKQLYEHLFNATKSYAPAELFLPKTKSKSKKRRQKKKVASLGTTADAKHWYDRSNRFGLLMPESLEEHVENSDLD; encoded by the exons ATGTTGTATGAAGAATTACTCCAGGTGAAGGCACCCATCGGGCGGGGTCCAAGAGTGGATTTAGACACAGCGCATGTCTTCTGTCAGTGGCAGTCCTGTCTCCAGATGGGGTTATATCTCAACCAGCTGCTGTCCACTCCTCTGCCAGAGCCAAACCTAACTTG GTTGTACAACGGAAGCCTGGTCCACGGACTCTGCCAGCAACTGCTAGGATCTAGTTCTGTAGAAAGCCTCCTGAGTCTATGTCCTGAGGCAAAGCAACTTTATGAACATCTGTTCAATGCCAcaaaatcatatgccccagctGAATTGTTCTTACCAAAAactaaatcaaaatcaaaaaaaaggaggcagaagaaaaaggTTGCCAGCCTGGGAACCACTGCAGATGCCAAGCACTGGTATGACAGAAGCAACCGGTTTGGTCTGTTAATGCCTGAAAGCTTGGAGGAGCATGTAGAGAACTCAGACCTTGACTAA
- the Aste1 gene encoding protein asteroid homolog 1 isoform X3: MAILSSTGFVSILTWSSDGGCDISNKKLTTLKDRAKEKIQAARSLSLGGGGNVCPLLIREVFIQVLIRLEVCFVQSFSEADRDIVTLANHWNCPVLSSDSDFCIFDLRSGFCSLNSFQWRNLNTIKDTQDYYIPARSFSLDAFCHYFNNMNKALLPLFAVLCGNDHVNLPIMDTFISKVRLPLSSKGRRYHRVLGLLNWLSRFDDPTEALDNVLKSLPKKNRENVKELLCCSMEEYQQSQVKLQDFFQYGSHVCTDASDLGLPEWVLGALAKGQLPPFISDALVLRRTFLHTQVENMQQPNAHRISQPIRQIIYGLLLNAPSHVEDISQNTLPSQLLAFNEVERIDTNIKTSTVYAKQLLKDHCDLSKLAELPLARRQMLLLEALKVKQVVLESIPTLLKLPIAVTCYWLQSTEAKAKLHHLQALLLGMLREPFHAIVNSPGNEDPQRGGAKMLYEELLQVKAPIGRGPRVDLDTAHVFCQWQSCLQMGLYLNQLLSTPLPEPNLTWLYNGSLVHGLCQQLLGSSSVESLLSLCPEAKQLYEHLFNATKSYAPAELFLPKTKSKSKKRRQKKKVASLGTTADAKHWYDRSNRFGLLMPESLEEHVENSDLD, encoded by the exons ATGGCTATTCTCTCTTCCACCGGCTTTGTTTCAATTCTGACTTGGAGCTCAG ATGGAGGATGTgacatttcaaataaaaagcTGACAACTTTGAAGGATCGAGCTAAAGAGAAGATCCAAGCGGCCCGTTCTCTTTCgcttggtgggggtgggaacgTGTGCCCCTTACTCATCCGAGAAGTGTTCATACAGGTTTTGATCAGGCTTGAGGTATGTTTCGTGCAGAGCTTTTCAGAAGCAGATCGGGACATTGTGACACTTGCCAATCATTGGAATTGTCCTGTGCTGTCATCAGATAGTGACTTCTGCATTTTTGACTTGAGAAGTGGGTTTTGCTCACTGAATAGCTTCCAGTGGAGAAATCTGAACACTATTAAGGATACACAAGATTACTACATTCCCGCCAGAAGCTTTTCCCTCGATGCATTCTGCCATTACTTCAACAACATGAACAAAGCTCTACTACCTCTCTTTGCGGTGCTGTGTGGAAATGACCATGTTAACCTGCCCATCATGGACACATTCATAAGTAAAGTACGTCTACCCCTTAGTTCTAAGGGGCGGAGATATCACCGAGTCCTAGGACTTCTGAACTGGTTGTCTCGTTTTGATGACCCCACTGAAGCACTAGATAACGTTCTGAAGTCTCTCCCCAAAAAGAATCGAGAAAATGTTAAGGAACTTCTCTGCTGCTCCATGGAGGAGTACCAGCAGTCCCAGGTGAAGCTGCAGGACTTCTTCCAGTATGGTAGTCATGTCTGTACGGACGCTTCGGATCTGGGTTTACCAGAGTGGGTACTAGGAGCTCTGGCCAAAGGCCAGCTACCACCTTTCATCAGTGATGCTTTGGTGCTCCGAAGGACCTTTCTTCACACACAGGTAGAAAACATGCAGCAACCAAATGCTCACAGAATATCTCAGCCCATCCGCCAAATCATCTATGGACTCCTTTTGAATGCCCCATCACACGTAGAAGATATATCCCAGAATACATtgccttcccagcttctggctttcaATGAAGTGGAAAGAATTGATACAAATATCAAAACATCAACTGTTTATGCAAAGCAACTACTTAAGGATCATTGCGACTTGAGCAAATTGGCTGAG CTCCCCTTGGCTAGGCGGCAGATGCTTCTCTTAGAAGCCCTGAAGGTCAAACAGGTTGTCCTGGAGTCCATCCCTACTCTTCTGAAGTTGCCCATTGCTGTGACTTGTTACTGGTTGCAGTCCACAGAAGCCAAGGCAAAGCTCCATCATCTGCAGGCCCTACTGCTGGGGATGCTGAGGGAACCCTTCCATGCTATCGTCAACAGCCCTG GTAATGAAGATCCACAGAGAGGTGGTGCCAAGATGTTGTATGAAGAATTACTCCAGGTGAAGGCACCCATCGGGCGGGGTCCAAGAGTGGATTTAGACACAGCGCATGTCTTCTGTCAGTGGCAGTCCTGTCTCCAGATGGGGTTATATCTCAACCAGCTGCTGTCCACTCCTCTGCCAGAGCCAAACCTAACTTG GTTGTACAACGGAAGCCTGGTCCACGGACTCTGCCAGCAACTGCTAGGATCTAGTTCTGTAGAAAGCCTCCTGAGTCTATGTCCTGAGGCAAAGCAACTTTATGAACATCTGTTCAATGCCAcaaaatcatatgccccagctGAATTGTTCTTACCAAAAactaaatcaaaatcaaaaaaaaggaggcagaagaaaaaggTTGCCAGCCTGGGAACCACTGCAGATGCCAAGCACTGGTATGACAGAAGCAACCGGTTTGGTCTGTTAATGCCTGAAAGCTTGGAGGAGCATGTAGAGAACTCAGACCTTGACTAA